One stretch of Novosphingobium pentaromativorans US6-1 DNA includes these proteins:
- a CDS encoding carotenoid oxygenase family protein: MAQTSDFFAPQAFEADVIDCQVEGTIPDGLNGAFVRVGGDWAYPPKHADDSPFNQDGYISRFRFRNGRVDYTGRWIETERYRNNRAAGRQLYGYYRNPYDCEPEVANIDEPWRNTLANTNVEVNAGRLFALKEDAPPTEIDPVTLKSKGLFTFGGDYGSQTFTAHPKVDPATGELITFGYEATGLASDDLVLTIIDRDGAITRETRLKVPYVSMIHDFAITEGHVIFPVFGYVTDLERLKAGKIHWTWDREAPTWFGILPRDGEANDLRWFKGPNRAIVHTFNAYTRGDTVVLDAPIFDNNPFPFFPSADGSEWDALKSRALIRRMIFDLNSKDDGYREEILFPDLPVIDLGRVDDRFMGRETRYAYTSFNDPAQPIDRDRLGTGARRVINSYGVFDMHDRTMRSFYAGPTHALQEVTFVPRAADADEGDGWLIGTASNYAEMRTELIVADARRPDEGAIGRVVLPFRANVQIHGRWYSDAQLDFGPDAGMESQK, translated from the coding sequence ATGGCTCAGACTAGCGACTTCTTCGCCCCCCAGGCATTCGAGGCGGACGTTATCGACTGTCAGGTGGAAGGCACCATCCCCGATGGGCTGAACGGCGCATTCGTTCGCGTGGGCGGCGACTGGGCCTATCCACCCAAGCACGCCGACGATTCGCCGTTCAACCAGGACGGCTACATCAGCCGCTTCCGATTTCGTAACGGCCGCGTCGACTACACGGGGCGGTGGATCGAGACCGAACGCTACCGCAACAATCGCGCCGCAGGGCGTCAGCTCTATGGCTATTACCGCAATCCCTATGACTGCGAGCCCGAGGTGGCGAACATCGACGAGCCGTGGCGCAACACGCTCGCAAACACGAATGTCGAAGTGAATGCTGGTCGGCTTTTCGCGCTCAAGGAAGATGCCCCCCCGACCGAGATCGATCCGGTGACGCTGAAGTCGAAGGGGCTTTTCACTTTTGGCGGCGATTATGGCAGTCAGACCTTCACCGCGCATCCCAAGGTCGATCCCGCGACCGGTGAACTGATTACCTTCGGCTATGAGGCGACCGGCCTCGCCAGCGATGACCTCGTGCTTACCATCATCGACAGGGACGGGGCGATCACGCGCGAGACGCGGTTGAAAGTCCCGTACGTGAGCATGATCCACGATTTTGCGATCACCGAGGGGCACGTGATCTTTCCCGTGTTCGGCTATGTTACTGATCTCGAGCGGCTGAAGGCGGGCAAGATCCACTGGACCTGGGACCGGGAGGCGCCGACCTGGTTCGGCATTCTTCCGCGCGACGGTGAGGCGAATGACCTGCGCTGGTTCAAGGGCCCGAACCGCGCGATTGTTCATACGTTCAATGCCTATACCCGCGGCGATACGGTGGTTCTCGACGCGCCGATCTTCGACAATAATCCCTTCCCCTTCTTCCCTTCTGCCGACGGTTCGGAATGGGATGCGCTGAAAAGCCGGGCGTTGATCCGGCGAATGATCTTCGACCTGAATTCGAAAGACGATGGCTATCGTGAGGAAATCCTGTTTCCCGACCTGCCGGTGATCGACCTGGGGCGTGTCGACGATCGGTTCATGGGACGCGAGACGCGCTATGCCTATACGTCGTTCAACGATCCCGCCCAGCCGATCGACCGCGACCGGCTCGGCACTGGCGCGCGCCGCGTCATCAACAGCTATGGTGTGTTCGACATGCACGACCGGACGATGCGCTCCTTCTACGCCGGGCCGACACACGCCTTGCAGGAAGTCACTTTCGTGCCGCGCGCAGCCGATGCCGATGAGGGCGATGGCTGGCTGATCGGCACCGCGAGCAATTACGCCGAAATGCGCACCGAGCTGATCGTCGCCGATGCGCGGCGCCCGGATGAAGGTGCGATTGGCCGCGTGGTCCTGCCGTTCCGCGCCAATGTGCAGATCCACGGTCGCTGGTACAGCGACGCACAGCTCGACTTCGGACCGGATGCCGGGATGGAGTCGCAAAAATGA
- a CDS encoding AraC family transcriptional regulator has product MTKHPSPRRRPRDLPGEDCAGLPGSRARVHRFLARFSPSEMQVMRSEPTAYSPTLSVDVIRFIAGEAASLTFTCPRYDHPADCVKVIVQTLGSCTLKSRMSEVTIGPSEWTLHDFSRELEVNHTPDSEQVLLLFPADFFFRKQTLAAGADLVRMGGEPGVARLAGGFVRLLQRDWGALNFADQTDLIENAAQLIQLALSEQAAARQVETMQETLRERIKAYIARNLRDNQLSIEKIADALGCTKRYLHKVFQDDEQTINAYIWDLRLRHCVDELCDPNKGDVSITQIAFSWGFNNSAHFSRMFRERHGMSARLFRQMSLSPKSPPAGHSVLLGDTGSSGAP; this is encoded by the coding sequence ATGACGAAGCATCCATCGCCCCGCAGGCGCCCCCGCGATTTGCCGGGCGAAGATTGTGCCGGGCTGCCAGGTTCGCGCGCGCGGGTGCATCGCTTCCTTGCCCGCTTCAGCCCATCGGAAATGCAGGTCATGCGCAGTGAGCCGACGGCATATAGTCCCACGCTCAGCGTCGATGTGATCCGCTTCATCGCAGGCGAGGCGGCGTCGCTCACTTTCACTTGCCCACGCTACGACCACCCTGCCGATTGCGTGAAGGTCATCGTTCAGACATTGGGTTCCTGCACGCTGAAATCGCGCATGAGCGAAGTGACGATCGGTCCGTCCGAATGGACACTGCACGATTTTTCGCGGGAGCTGGAAGTCAATCATACGCCGGATTCCGAGCAGGTTCTGCTGTTGTTTCCCGCGGACTTCTTCTTTCGCAAACAGACATTGGCGGCCGGTGCCGATCTCGTCCGGATGGGCGGTGAGCCGGGTGTGGCGCGATTGGCCGGCGGCTTCGTCCGGTTGCTGCAGCGTGACTGGGGGGCGCTCAACTTCGCCGATCAGACCGATCTGATCGAGAACGCCGCGCAACTGATCCAATTGGCGCTGAGCGAGCAGGCAGCTGCACGGCAAGTGGAGACGATGCAGGAAACCCTGCGCGAGCGCATCAAGGCATATATCGCACGTAATCTTCGAGACAATCAGCTCTCGATCGAAAAGATCGCGGATGCTCTGGGGTGCACCAAGCGCTATCTCCACAAGGTCTTCCAGGACGACGAGCAGACCATCAACGCCTACATCTGGGACTTGCGCCTTCGGCACTGCGTCGACGAACTTTGCGATCCGAACAAGGGGGACGTCTCCATCACCCAGATCGCTTTTTCGTGGGGCTTCAACAACTCGGCGCACTTCTCGCGCATGTTCCGTGAGCGTCACGGCATGTCCGCGCGGCTTTTTCGGCAGATGTCGCTATCGCCGAAGTCGCCGCCGGCAGGGCACAGCGTCCTGCTCGGCGATACCGGCAGCTCCGGCGCACCCTGA